Proteins encoded together in one Candidatus Dormiibacterota bacterium window:
- the rfbD gene encoding dTDP-4-dehydrorhamnose reductase, whose translation MRALLIGGSGQLGTEIARRWSGYDIVAPSHAELDLEDASAFEAALDRSKPGVVVNCAAFHNVDRCTAEPERAFAANAVAVGKAASACKQRDVPFVTISTDYVFDGSANAPYVESDAPNPISAYGVSKLAGEYLVALQQSRALVVRTCGVYGVRASSTKGYTFIDRIIAQATAGEAIRIVSDVVASPTYAGNLAEALQRLVSAGATGLYHVANAGPVSWYDFAAEALRQAGIAHPIEPISASEWKSETRRPAFSALASERLGALHLTMPTWRDGIAAYLSDKRTCDRGG comes from the coding sequence ATGCGCGCGTTGCTGATCGGCGGATCGGGCCAACTCGGAACGGAGATCGCGCGCCGTTGGAGCGGTTACGACATCGTCGCGCCTTCGCATGCCGAGCTGGATCTTGAAGACGCATCTGCCTTCGAAGCGGCACTCGACCGTTCGAAACCCGGCGTCGTCGTGAATTGCGCGGCGTTCCATAACGTGGATCGCTGCACCGCCGAGCCGGAGCGCGCGTTTGCGGCCAACGCGGTTGCGGTGGGAAAGGCCGCTTCGGCTTGCAAGCAGCGCGACGTGCCGTTTGTGACGATTAGCACCGATTACGTGTTTGACGGATCGGCGAACGCGCCATACGTGGAGAGCGATGCGCCGAATCCCATCTCGGCATACGGCGTCTCGAAACTCGCCGGCGAGTATTTGGTGGCGTTGCAGCAGTCGCGTGCGCTGGTCGTGCGCACGTGCGGCGTGTACGGCGTGCGCGCGTCGTCTACGAAAGGCTACACGTTTATCGATCGCATCATCGCGCAAGCCACCGCGGGCGAAGCGATTCGCATCGTGAGCGACGTGGTCGCATCGCCGACGTATGCGGGGAATCTTGCCGAAGCGTTGCAGCGCCTCGTAAGCGCCGGTGCGACCGGGCTGTATCACGTGGCAAACGCCGGCCCCGTGAGTTGGTACGATTTCGCGGCGGAGGCGCTGCGCCAAGCCGGCATCGCGCACCCCATCGAGCCCATTTCGGCATCCGAGTGGAAGAGCGAAACGCGCCGTCCCGCATTTTCGGCACTCGCCAGCGAGCGGCTGGGCGCGCTCCACCTCACGATGCCAACCTGGCGCGACGGCATCGCTGCATACCTCTCCGATAAACGCACGTGCGACCGGGGCGGTTGA